In Oreochromis niloticus isolate F11D_XX linkage group LG12, O_niloticus_UMD_NMBU, whole genome shotgun sequence, the DNA window AGTTTGCACAGCACCACCAGCCTGAACAATGATACAAGGcaagatggatccatgcttgAATGTTTTCTGACCCTGTGCCAAAATTTAACGGCAGTAATTGAGACATTTTTTCCAATCTTATATTTATCAGTTTTAGTTGTTTAGTTTAATGTTCTTTGGGTCACTGCAATTCTGACATTATGTGGTGATCCAGAATCATAATATGAGACTTGGTTGggttttgttttaatatgtCACAGAGTCTGGGGCTATAGTTTCAAACACACAACTAAGCTTTCTTTGAAAATACTGACCTTTTTTATAAGACAAATATTAAGTAGtaaagtataataataataatagtgataAGTACAGTGGAACTTTACTCTTTTTGTGCTCTAAAGCGGAATTGTACGTCCAGCAGGTAGCCTATAAAAGACATGTGGATGGATAAACAGAGAGGAATCAGAGTTTCTCAGGAGGAGCTGCTCTGTAAGAACGCCTGTGGTTACTATGGAAACCCAGCATGGCAGGGTTTGTGCTCCAAGTGCTGGAGAGAGAGGGCACGGGCTGCTGGAACCCCGAGAGAAGAAATTAGGTAAACCTTATTCACGCTGTTACATTTGCACATCATTATGTTAAAGTATATTGAAAATGTATGTGAGAATACTGTCCTTTAATATGACATCTGGATATGTGAGGGTATGAACACATCAGTCTAAATACAGAGAGAGACCTTGCATTTGTCTTCTGTCTCTCAGCTCGGGACAGAGATGTCTAATCCTTTCATTCCTCGTAGACCGCGCAGTGATGGAACGCTCCCCACATTCTCCAAATTTgaggagaagaaaaacattgaGAAAGGTCGTCGAATTAACACAGTGAGAAGACTCTTCTGGGGCAGCCCATCGCCTCCAAAACCTCAAGGTAAATCTTTAGTTTTGTGGTTTTCTTAAAGTCATTATTAGGTCAACAGCCAATTACAGCAGCTGCCCCCATTTGAggttgccacagcagatcaGCTGCCTCCATTTCACCTTGTCCTAGcgtcctcctctgtcacaccaaccaaGGTGGCcccatttactttttttttctacaatcCTGTCTCTCTGAAATACTCAAAAAGAAGAATAACTTAATACTACCCAGCTCCTCTGAATAGAAAGCCAGAATTCTTCCTCTAAACATTGTCGTTAAGTCCATGAAGGTAAAAGGTTTGACCTTACCTCAGTATTTTTGCTGTCTGTAAGAAAAAACCCATCAAAATGCAGAGAATAAGGCAACAGACTTTACTAATAATCACTGTACATAAACATCCACCATACCTTCTGCTGAACCAGAGTGCGCTATATATACTGTTTTGGTCTTTTGTACACATCCAAATTGTACATACCTATATACTATATATagcattaccaggcctctggagaacctcAAGACATGTTAAGGATGTAATTTAGCCATATatatcagctgtgttggatcaaggacacatctaaaacctgcttGAGGCCTAGAGTTCCCTCACTCCTGGATTAGATTATCTGGCTATCTGTTTGGATTTTGCTGCCTCTTCATCTTTTTACTATTTGTCCTTCCAGAGCCTTCTGAAACCCGTGCAAATGTCTTAAAAGCCTACGAAAACCTTGAGCCTGGAGACTTCACTGGTTTCCTAAAGATACTTCGGAGTCCTCCTTCCCAGCGCTTGCAGTCCCGCTGTACAGCTTTTCTCAACACAATGGAGGCATACCATGTAAGCAGTTTAAGCATCTAACACGACACTTCTGTCATGAGCTAGAGGCGTCCTGATCATCGATTCACATTATCTTTGCAGGATCTGCCGGTGCAGAAGCAGTCAGACCTCGTGCAGGATTTTTACCAGTCTTTTGCTGAATATTTTAGCAGTGAGTACAGATCGGTTCCAAACTGCGTATGATAcaatatttgtatttaaagaggcTTTTAAATTGCTGTTTATGTTTTCAGGTTTTCCTGAAGCTCAGGTCACTCAGATAATGGAGCATGTAGAGAAGTTAATAATGACACGGCTGCACAAATGGGTTTTCTGCCATGACAGCTGTGATGATGAACAGAAGGACCTGGCTCTCCAGAGAAGGATCCGGTAcatcagctgtgtttttgtttttgtttttgttttacccataatagaaaggaaaaaaaaaaacttctaatCCTGAGTTAAaagtcagtttttgttttttataactAATGTCTCTTATTTGCAGTTCTTTGAACTGGGTTACGCCGCAGATGCTAGGCGTACCTTTTCCTGATGAAAAGGTCTCAGTCACAGGCGACCCCTTTCTGCCTGCTATAACTGGTGATTTAAAATCTCAATACTTAAATGAGCAGTTTAACATGGTGGGAAATGCATTTGTTTGCTTTCTTATTTAAAAATTGCATCAAAAGATTCATGTCATGAGCAACTTTAATGCTGGTAACAGATTACCTGTGTACGGGTCCAGGCTTGCCAACTGCAGCCTCGTATTTAACTCCCTGacataagaaagtaaaaagtgcatttcccaaaatgaaaaactgttacTTTAATGATAAAGGACGGCATATTTTGTCAATGTCATAACATTTGAAATGAGTTCCAGCCTTTATTTCTCCAACAGCCATAATCGAAATGGATGCCAAACGAGCACCTCAAGATAAACTCGCGTGCATTTCCAAATGCAGCCAGCATGTCTTCGAAGCCCTCTCCCGCTCAAACAGTGAGCCTGCTAATGCTGATGACTTCTTGTCAAGCCTGGTTTACGTGTTGCTGAAGGCCAATCCGCCTCGCCTCCACTCCAACATGCAATACGTGATTCGTTTTGGGCTCCCTCACAGTCTGATGGCGGGAGAGAGCGGCTACTATTTCACTAATTTGGTGAGTTGACTGCAAAGTTCCTCACACATCACACACCACAGGGTGCTGTTAGACCTGTTAATAACTCATACGGGTGTCCTCATGTC includes these proteins:
- the LOC100697359 gene encoding rab5 GDP/GTP exchange factor; this encodes MWMDKQRGIRVSQEELLCKNACGYYGNPAWQGLCSKCWRERARAAGTPREEIRPRSDGTLPTFSKFEEKKNIEKGRRINTVRRLFWGSPSPPKPQEPSETRANVLKAYENLEPGDFTGFLKILRSPPSQRLQSRCTAFLNTMEAYHDLPVQKQSDLVQDFYQSFAEYFSSFPEAQVTQIMEHVEKLIMTRLHKWVFCHDSCDDEQKDLALQRRIRSLNWVTPQMLGVPFPDEKVSVTGDPFLPAITAIIEMDAKRAPQDKLACISKCSQHVFEALSRSNSEPANADDFLSSLVYVLLKANPPRLHSNMQYVIRFGLPHSLMAGESGYYFTNLSCAVAFIEKLDGPALSLSPEEFEGYMLGQRTPSALNRRQQVISDTQNLLEDLKGRQEKLDQGMDALNVQLQKWVQEVHSQLDETRSQFVLSQKEITAQKEVLLSTQDNKEESVLVLEDQDGGLRETGC